In Perognathus longimembris pacificus isolate PPM17 chromosome 3, ASM2315922v1, whole genome shotgun sequence, a single window of DNA contains:
- the Pafah1b2 gene encoding platelet-activating factor acetylhydrolase IB subunit alpha2 — MSQGDSNPAAIPHAAEDIQGDDRWMSQHNRFVLDCKDKEPDVLFVGDSMVQLMQQYEIWRELFSPLHALNFGIGGDTTRHVLWRLKNGELENIKPKVIVVWVGTNNHENTAEEVAGGIEAIVQLINTRQPQAKIIVLGLLPRGEKPNPLRQKNAKVNQLLKVSLPKLANVQLLDTDGGFVHSDGAISCHDMFDFLHLTGGGYAKICKPLHELIMQLLEETPEEKQTTIA; from the exons ATGAGCCAAGGAGACTCGAACCCAGCAGCTATCCCCCATGCAGCAGAAGATATTCAAGGCGATGACAGATGGATGTCTCAG CACAATAGATTCGTCCTGGACTGTAAAGACAAAGAGCCTGATGTACTGTTTGTGGGAGACTCCATGGTACAGTTAATGCAGCAGTATGAG atATGGCGAGAACTTTTTTCCCCACTTCATGCACTTAATTTTGGAATTGGAGGAGATACAACAAGACATGTTCTGTGGAGACTAAAGAATGGAGAACTGGAGAACATTAAACCTAAG GTCATTGTTGTCTGGGTAGGAACCAACAACCATGAAAATACTGCAGAAGAGGTAGCAGGTGGAATTGAGGCCATTGTACAACTTATCAACACCAGGCAGCCACAGGCCAAAATCATTGTATTG GGTTTATTACCTCGAGGTGAAAAGCCCAACCCTTTGAGGCAAAAGAATGCCAAGGTGAACCAACTTCTCAAGGTTTCACTGCCGAAGCTTGCTAACGTGCAGCTCCTGGATACAGATGGGGGCTTCGTTCACTCGGACGGTGCCATCTCCTGCCACGACATGTTTGATTTTCTGCATCTCACGGGAGGGGGCTACGCAAAGATCTGCAAGCCCCTCCATGAACTGATCATGCAATTGCTGGAGGAAACGCCTGAGGAGAAGCAAACCACCATTGCCTGA